A genomic segment from Gemmatimonadota bacterium encodes:
- a CDS encoding efflux RND transporter periplasmic adaptor subunit — MMKSRRWAVLLATLWMPGCGTQVEADEDAVDAVVAAAALSSVDAEAGYVGPLEGAPSPEMGPPEDATGSLYTVLYSERDAEIRARRDGHVRNVGAEIGDRVGTGQRLALLESDEEEAAVASAKAAVEYARLQEERTRALAEDDLTTRAELEAATYGLRAAEAALQDAIAKLQRTRVRAPFGGVVTRRFVRLGSYVEEGDPLFRVTVLRPLRALVRVPEAVAVSIEPGLALVLEAVDGTRVGGSVARVAPAVDPASGTVDVLLDVPDPGTLRPGSSVRVLPTPR, encoded by the coding sequence ATGATGAAATCACGCCGTTGGGCGGTGCTGCTGGCGACCCTCTGGATGCCCGGGTGCGGCACCCAGGTGGAGGCGGACGAAGATGCGGTCGACGCGGTGGTCGCGGCCGCGGCGCTCTCGTCCGTCGACGCCGAGGCCGGCTACGTTGGGCCCCTCGAAGGGGCCCCGTCGCCCGAGATGGGGCCGCCCGAGGACGCCACGGGCAGCCTGTACACGGTGCTGTACTCGGAGCGCGACGCCGAGATCCGCGCGCGCCGGGACGGACACGTCCGCAACGTGGGCGCCGAGATCGGCGACCGCGTCGGCACGGGACAGCGGCTGGCGCTGCTGGAGAGCGACGAGGAGGAGGCCGCCGTGGCCTCCGCCAAGGCGGCGGTGGAGTACGCGCGCCTCCAGGAGGAGAGAACCCGCGCTCTCGCCGAGGACGACCTGACCACGCGCGCGGAGCTGGAGGCGGCAACCTACGGTCTGCGCGCCGCCGAGGCCGCGCTGCAGGACGCGATCGCGAAGCTCCAGCGAACGCGCGTCCGGGCTCCCTTCGGCGGGGTCGTCACGCGCCGGTTCGTGCGGCTCGGGTCGTACGTGGAGGAGGGCGACCCGCTGTTCCGCGTGACCGTGCTCCGACCCCTGCGGGCGCTGGTCCGAGTGCCCGAGGCCGTGGCCGTCTCCATCGAGCCCGGGCTGGCGCTGGTGCTGGAGGCCGTCGACGGAACGCGGGTGGGCGGCAGCGTCGCGCGCGTGGCGCCCGCGGTAGACCCGGCGAGCGGGACCGTCGACGTGCTCCTGGACGTCCCCGACCCCGGTACGCTCCGTCCCGGCTCCTCGGTGCGCGTGCTTCCGACGCCGCGATGA
- a CDS encoding HlyD family efflux transporter periplasmic adaptor subunit: MTHERPRMQPGLTYVEQTSEGKTSFVVKDPVKLRYFRFGDVEAWLMRRMDGTRTLEQIATELGSEKGIDAGASALAPFVARLKEMGLAQRTAGERRAVLAEALRRERRMKLSGHGDTLLRMRFSMGDPDALFDRWVDRLAFFYSPAFLAISVVTFTVYVLVVATHWAEFSAGVLAMYDPSFYSPGTIVVLYGAVALIILIHELGHGLTCKRFGGEVHEMGAMLFYFSPSFYCNVNDAWTFESRSERLWVTFAGGWIQLVVAGLAAVVWILTQPGTLANQVAFLSLLFAGGIVLLLNFNPLIPLDGYYALMDWLEIPNLRPRAFGYLSAWLKSRVLRMDVQVPAATDRERRVFLAYGILSVVYMTVLLTSIGLLFGRFLVRQWGGWGWATLAGGVWFGGRRPLGAMFRVGRVWVRNHLANPTVRRWLAGSTAVIVVLIAVAFVAPWTIHARGQALVEPTVRTWLRAPEAARVDAVLAREGQHVRRGQPVVRMRADGLDVSLATARASVGALEREVAAARGSTRRLRAAELALESRRRDLAVLEDRAARLTLAAPFDAVVVTPHTDMLRGAGAERGEELIELWAPIPIRLRILLDQRDVADVEAGDPVVVRFASWPGADFQGVVASVRAASARGTVEVLATLADPDRVLRPGLHGLAKIEARRVTVAQAAVRSARRMIRVDWLL, translated from the coding sequence ATGACGCACGAGCGTCCCCGCATGCAGCCCGGGCTCACGTACGTCGAGCAGACGTCCGAGGGTAAGACGTCGTTCGTCGTCAAGGACCCGGTCAAGCTGCGCTACTTCCGCTTCGGCGACGTGGAGGCGTGGCTCATGCGCCGCATGGACGGGACGCGCACGCTGGAACAGATCGCTACCGAGCTCGGCTCCGAGAAGGGCATCGACGCGGGGGCGTCCGCGCTCGCTCCTTTTGTTGCTCGGCTTAAGGAGATGGGCCTCGCGCAGCGCACGGCGGGAGAACGGCGGGCCGTGCTCGCCGAGGCGCTCCGCCGGGAGCGGCGCATGAAGCTGTCGGGCCACGGCGACACGCTCCTGCGCATGCGCTTTTCGATGGGCGACCCCGACGCCTTGTTCGACCGCTGGGTGGACCGCCTGGCGTTCTTCTACAGTCCGGCGTTCCTGGCGATCTCGGTCGTGACGTTCACGGTGTACGTGCTCGTCGTGGCGACGCACTGGGCCGAGTTCTCAGCGGGGGTCCTCGCCATGTACGACCCCTCCTTCTACTCCCCCGGCACTATCGTCGTCCTCTACGGTGCGGTCGCACTCATCATCCTCATCCACGAGCTGGGTCACGGGCTCACGTGCAAGCGCTTCGGCGGCGAGGTGCACGAGATGGGGGCGATGCTGTTCTACTTCTCGCCCTCCTTCTACTGCAACGTCAACGACGCCTGGACCTTCGAGTCGCGTTCCGAGCGGCTCTGGGTGACGTTCGCGGGGGGTTGGATCCAACTCGTGGTTGCGGGCCTGGCCGCCGTAGTCTGGATCCTGACCCAGCCCGGCACCCTCGCCAACCAGGTCGCGTTCCTGTCGCTGCTGTTCGCCGGCGGCATCGTCCTGCTCCTGAACTTCAACCCGCTGATCCCGCTCGACGGCTACTACGCGCTCATGGACTGGCTGGAGATCCCGAACCTCCGGCCGCGAGCCTTCGGCTACCTGTCGGCGTGGCTGAAGAGCCGCGTCCTGCGCATGGACGTGCAGGTGCCGGCGGCGACGGACCGTGAGCGGCGGGTGTTCCTCGCGTACGGAATCCTGTCGGTCGTCTACATGACGGTTTTGCTGACCTCGATCGGGCTGCTGTTCGGACGATTCCTCGTGCGCCAATGGGGCGGGTGGGGCTGGGCGACGCTGGCAGGGGGTGTCTGGTTCGGGGGACGCAGGCCGCTCGGAGCGATGTTCCGCGTGGGGCGCGTATGGGTGCGGAATCACCTCGCCAACCCCACCGTGCGGCGCTGGCTGGCGGGATCCACGGCCGTGATCGTGGTTCTGATCGCCGTAGCGTTCGTGGCGCCGTGGACGATTCACGCGCGCGGCCAGGCGCTGGTCGAGCCGACCGTCAGGACCTGGCTGCGGGCCCCCGAAGCGGCTCGCGTCGACGCCGTCCTGGCGCGGGAGGGCCAGCACGTACGGCGCGGGCAGCCGGTCGTCAGGATGCGCGCGGACGGGCTGGACGTATCTCTCGCGACCGCGCGCGCCAGCGTGGGGGCGCTCGAGCGCGAAGTGGCCGCCGCTCGCGGCAGCACGCGCAGGCTTCGCGCGGCCGAGTTGGCTCTGGAGAGCCGGCGTCGGGATCTCGCGGTGCTGGAGGACCGTGCCGCCAGGCTCACGCTGGCGGCCCCGTTCGACGCCGTGGTCGTGACGCCCCACACGGACATGCTGCGGGGCGCCGGCGCAGAGCGCGGGGAGGAGCTGATCGAGCTGTGGGCGCCCATTCCGATCCGACTCCGGATCCTGCTGGATCAGCGGGACGTGGCGGACGTGGAGGCGGGGGACCCCGTAGTCGTCCGCTTCGCGTCGTGGCCGGGCGCCGACTTTCAGGGAGTGGTCGCGAGCGTGCGCGCGGCGAGCGCCCGCGGCACGGTGGAGGTGCTGGCCACGCTGGCCGACCCCGACCGCGTGCTCCGCCCCGGGCTGCACGGGCTGGCCAAGATCGAGGCGCGGCGCGTCACCGTCGCGCAAGCGGCCGTGCGTTCCGCGCGCCGCATGATCCGGGTGGATTGGCTCCTGTGA
- a CDS encoding Crp/Fnr family transcriptional regulator codes for MSTAQSLSVRRGLNGYLHANPEARETLGRIAIARAYPKGNVLFCHGDACTALGLVESGRVKVALMNDDGREVALEIVREGHLLGIDALFTGRVYVGTAITLCDSRVARIPADAFLGWLAEFPGASRALLGELAAEVRHAYEKIGEIALLPVKRRLLMALLEIARSEGEECRSGQVEFVRPTHKELAELVGSTRVVISRMMKELMEEEGMLAEYGNVIRVHLEDLVLDDFG; via the coding sequence GTGAGCACCGCGCAAAGCTTGTCGGTGCGGCGGGGCCTGAACGGGTATCTGCACGCGAACCCCGAGGCGCGGGAGACCCTCGGCCGGATCGCGATCGCGCGCGCCTATCCGAAGGGCAACGTGCTTTTCTGCCACGGCGACGCGTGCACGGCGCTCGGTCTGGTGGAGTCTGGCCGGGTCAAGGTCGCGTTGATGAACGACGACGGGCGCGAAGTAGCCCTGGAGATAGTGAGGGAAGGACACCTGCTGGGGATCGACGCGCTGTTCACGGGGCGGGTGTACGTGGGCACCGCGATCACACTCTGCGACTCCCGCGTCGCGCGCATTCCCGCCGACGCTTTCCTCGGCTGGCTGGCGGAGTTTCCGGGGGCGTCGCGGGCGCTGCTGGGCGAGCTCGCGGCGGAGGTCCGGCACGCGTACGAAAAGATCGGCGAAATCGCCCTGCTTCCCGTGAAGCGTCGCCTGCTCATGGCCCTTCTGGAGATCGCGCGCTCCGAAGGCGAGGAGTGCCGGTCCGGGCAGGTGGAGTTCGTCCGGCCCACCCACAAGGAGTTGGCCGAGCTCGTCGGATCCACCCGGGTGGTCATCTCGCGCATGATGAAGGAGCTCATGGAGGAGGAAGGGATGCTGGCGGAGTACGGCAACGTGATCCGGGTCCACCTGGAGGACCTCGTCCTGGACGATTTCGGCTGA